In a single window of the Delftia tsuruhatensis genome:
- a CDS encoding aspartate kinase, translated as MALIVHKYGGTSMGSTERIRNVAKRVAKWARAGHQMVVVPSAMSGETNRLLGLASELAPSSAKTAYYRELDMLASTGEQASSALLAIALQAEGLEAISFSGWQVPVRTDSSFTKARIESIDDKRVRTELDAGRVVIITGFQGIDPDGHITTLGRGGSDTSAVAVAAALKAAECLIYTDVDGVYTTDPRVVQAAKRLNTVSFEEMLEMASLGSKVLQIRSVEFAGKYKVPMRVLSSFTPWDIDLEEESTSGTLITFEEDEKMEKAVVSGIAFNRGEAKISVLGVPDTPGIAYGILGPVAEANIEVDVIIQNISKEGKTDFSFTVSQGDYQRAMELLRDKVVPALGASEVVGNPNIAKVSIVGIGMRSHVGVASTMFRALSQEGVNIQMISTSEIKTSVVIDEKYLELAVRALHTAFGLDKSE; from the coding sequence ATGGCACTGATCGTTCATAAATACGGCGGCACCTCGATGGGCTCTACAGAGCGCATTCGCAACGTTGCCAAGCGCGTGGCCAAGTGGGCTAGGGCCGGTCACCAGATGGTGGTCGTTCCCAGCGCCATGAGTGGCGAGACCAACCGCCTCCTGGGCCTGGCCAGCGAGCTGGCCCCCAGTTCGGCCAAGACAGCCTATTACCGCGAGCTCGACATGCTGGCCTCCACGGGCGAGCAGGCATCGTCGGCCCTGCTGGCCATTGCGCTGCAGGCCGAGGGTCTGGAAGCCATCAGCTTCTCGGGCTGGCAAGTGCCCGTGCGCACCGACAGCAGCTTCACCAAGGCACGCATCGAATCCATCGACGACAAGCGCGTGCGCACCGAACTCGATGCAGGCCGCGTGGTCATCATCACGGGCTTCCAGGGCATCGACCCGGACGGTCACATCACCACCCTGGGTCGCGGCGGCTCCGACACCTCGGCCGTGGCCGTGGCGGCTGCGCTGAAGGCTGCGGAATGCCTGATCTATACGGACGTGGACGGCGTCTACACCACCGATCCGCGCGTGGTGCAGGCGGCCAAGCGCCTGAACACCGTGAGCTTCGAGGAAATGCTGGAGATGGCCAGCCTCGGCTCCAAGGTGCTGCAGATCCGCTCGGTGGAGTTCGCCGGCAAGTACAAGGTGCCCATGCGCGTGCTCTCCAGCTTCACGCCCTGGGACATCGACCTGGAGGAAGAGTCCACCTCCGGCACGCTGATTACTTTTGAGGAAGACGAAAAAATGGAAAAGGCCGTCGTATCCGGCATCGCATTCAACCGCGGCGAAGCCAAGATCTCCGTTCTCGGCGTGCCCGACACCCCCGGCATCGCCTACGGCATCCTGGGTCCGGTGGCCGAGGCCAACATCGAAGTCGATGTGATCATCCAGAACATCAGCAAGGAAGGCAAGACCGACTTCAGCTTCACCGTCAGCCAGGGCGACTACCAGCGCGCCATGGAGCTGCTGCGTGACAAGGTCGTGCCGGCACTGGGCGCCTCCGAAGTCGTGGGCAACCCCAATATCGCCAAGGTCAGCATCGTCGGCATCGGCATGCGCAGCCATGTGGGCGTGGCCTCCACCATGTTCCGTGCGCTGAGCCAGGAAGGCGTGAACATCCAGATGATCTCCACCTCCGAGATCAAGACCTCCGTCGTCATCGACGAGAAGTACCTGGAGCTGGCCGTGCGCGCCCTGCACACAGCCTTCGGTCTGGACAAGAGCGAATAA
- the tilS gene encoding tRNA lysidine(34) synthetase TilS yields the protein MRRFAPALPLAIAFSGGADSTALLLACARRWPGRVVAIHVHHGLQSAAEAFAARCEAVCAQQAIALKICRIDARHAPGQSPEDAARQLRYAALIEAAQGPWPALAGPVRSIALAQHADDQVETLLLALSRGAGVAGLAAMPARWGRADLEWHRPLLEVPGPALRDWLVARDQAWVEDPSNADARYTRNRIRARLLPALQQAFPQFRATFARSSRHCAEAAELLVELAEADLAMVGCPPRIAGLQALSRARQANVLRHWLRSVHATTPSAAQLEQLLSQIGVCRTRGHRIHLKMGRGFVRRQGAVLDWYN from the coding sequence ATGCGGCGCTTTGCGCCGGCTCTGCCGCTGGCCATTGCCTTCAGTGGCGGGGCCGACTCCACGGCCCTGCTGCTGGCGTGCGCCCGGCGCTGGCCGGGCCGCGTCGTCGCCATCCATGTCCACCACGGCCTGCAATCCGCGGCCGAGGCCTTTGCGGCCCGTTGCGAGGCGGTCTGCGCGCAGCAGGCCATCGCGCTGAAGATCTGCCGCATCGACGCCCGCCATGCGCCGGGCCAGAGTCCGGAAGACGCTGCGCGCCAGCTGCGCTATGCCGCGCTGATCGAGGCCGCGCAAGGGCCCTGGCCCGCGCTGGCCGGGCCTGTGCGCAGCATCGCGCTGGCCCAGCATGCAGATGACCAAGTCGAGACCCTGCTGCTGGCGTTGTCCAGGGGGGCGGGAGTCGCCGGATTGGCCGCCATGCCGGCGCGCTGGGGCCGGGCGGATCTCGAATGGCATCGTCCCTTGCTGGAGGTGCCGGGCCCGGCGCTGCGCGACTGGCTCGTGGCGCGTGACCAGGCGTGGGTGGAAGATCCGAGCAACGCCGACGCGCGCTACACGCGCAATCGCATTCGGGCCCGGTTGCTGCCCGCGCTGCAACAGGCCTTCCCGCAGTTTCGCGCCACCTTTGCCCGCAGCAGCCGGCACTGCGCCGAGGCAGCCGAGCTGCTGGTGGAGCTGGCCGAGGCCGATCTCGCCATGGTGGGCTGCCCGCCACGCATCGCCGGTTTGCAGGCCCTCAGCCGCGCCCGCCAGGCCAACGTGCTGCGCCACTGGCTGCGCAGCGTGCATGCCACCACGCCCAGTGCCGCGCAGCTGGAGCAACTGCTCTCGCAGATCGGCGTTTGCCGTACGCGAGGTCACCGCATCCATCTCAAGATGGGGCGTGGTTTCGTGCGGCGGCAAGGGGCCGTGCTCGATTGGTACAATTGA
- a CDS encoding acetyl-CoA carboxylase carboxyltransferase subunit alpha, giving the protein MAKKNFLDFEQPIAELESKIEELRYVQTESAVDISEEIEQLSKKSLQLTKDIYSDLSPWQITKIARHTERPYTLDYVRECFTDFIEMHGDRHFADDQSIVGGLARFNGTPCMVIGHQKGRDTKERTLRNFGMTRPEGYRKALRLMKTAEKFGLPVFTFVDTPGAFPGIDAEERGQSEAIGRNIYEMAQLQTPIITTIIGEGGSGGALAIAVADQVLMLQYAVYSVISPEGCASILWKTGEKAEDAADAMGITAHRLKALGLVDKIVNEPVGGAHRDPRQMATFLKRALGDAYRQLADLKPKELQDRRYERLQSYGRFADTKADNR; this is encoded by the coding sequence TTGGCGAAAAAGAACTTTCTGGATTTTGAGCAGCCCATCGCCGAGCTCGAATCCAAAATCGAGGAACTGCGCTACGTGCAGACGGAAAGCGCGGTCGATATCTCGGAAGAGATCGAGCAGCTCAGCAAGAAGAGCCTGCAGCTGACCAAGGACATCTACAGCGACCTCTCACCCTGGCAGATCACCAAGATCGCGCGGCATACCGAGCGTCCCTATACGCTGGACTATGTGCGCGAGTGCTTCACCGACTTCATCGAGATGCACGGCGACCGGCACTTCGCCGACGACCAGTCCATCGTCGGCGGCCTGGCGCGCTTCAATGGCACGCCCTGCATGGTCATCGGCCACCAGAAGGGCCGTGACACCAAGGAGCGCACGCTGCGCAACTTCGGCATGACCCGTCCCGAGGGCTACCGCAAGGCCCTGCGCCTCATGAAGACGGCAGAGAAGTTCGGCCTGCCCGTGTTCACCTTCGTGGACACGCCGGGCGCCTTCCCCGGCATCGATGCCGAGGAGCGCGGCCAGTCCGAGGCCATCGGCCGCAACATCTATGAGATGGCGCAACTGCAGACGCCCATCATCACCACCATCATCGGCGAGGGCGGATCCGGTGGTGCGCTGGCCATCGCCGTCGCCGACCAGGTGCTGATGCTGCAGTACGCCGTCTACTCCGTGATCAGCCCCGAAGGATGCGCCTCCATTCTCTGGAAGACCGGGGAAAAGGCCGAGGACGCGGCCGATGCCATGGGCATCACGGCCCACCGCCTCAAGGCCCTGGGCCTGGTGGACAAGATCGTCAACGAGCCAGTGGGTGGCGCGCACCGCGACCCCAGGCAGATGGCCACCTTCCTCAAGCGCGCGCTGGGCGATGCCTATCGCCAACTGGCCGACCTCAAGCCCAAGGAGTTGCAGGACCGCCGCTACGAGCGCCTGCAAAGCTACGGCCGCTTCGCCGATACCAAGGCGGACAATCGCTGA
- a CDS encoding DNA-3-methyladenine glycosylase family protein, which yields MASAKPLDTMDFEQLPLVADLPVPEQQPAPLPVVTLGARTGSAPAAAAASKAKISLPAPPEGAPAYWAEACRQLVRRDRVMKRLIPRFAHLAMQPGGDAFATLARSIVGQQISMKAAQNLWNKFSRLPAQMTPDLVLRLKVDDMRAAGLSARKVDYLVDLAMHFTEHRLHQDDWQGMSDEAIVAELMSIRGVGRWTAEMFLIFYLQRPNVLPLDDAGLISGISQNYFSGDPVSRSEAREVAEAWKPWCTVATWYIWRSLETQPAA from the coding sequence ATGGCCTCCGCCAAACCCCTGGACACCATGGATTTCGAGCAATTGCCCCTGGTGGCAGACCTGCCCGTGCCCGAGCAGCAGCCCGCTCCCCTGCCGGTGGTGACGCTGGGGGCGCGCACGGGTTCCGCCCCTGCGGCCGCGGCAGCCTCCAAGGCCAAGATCTCGCTGCCTGCGCCTCCCGAGGGGGCGCCGGCCTACTGGGCCGAGGCCTGCCGCCAGCTCGTGCGCCGCGACCGGGTGATGAAGCGGCTGATCCCGCGCTTCGCCCACCTGGCCATGCAACCCGGCGGCGATGCCTTCGCCACGCTGGCGCGCTCCATCGTGGGTCAGCAGATCTCGATGAAGGCCGCGCAGAACCTGTGGAACAAGTTCTCCAGGTTGCCCGCGCAGATGACGCCTGACCTGGTGCTGCGGCTCAAGGTGGACGACATGCGCGCGGCGGGCCTGTCCGCGCGCAAGGTGGACTACCTCGTGGACCTGGCCATGCACTTCACCGAGCACCGGCTGCACCAGGACGACTGGCAGGGCATGAGCGACGAGGCCATCGTTGCCGAGCTCATGTCCATCCGCGGCGTGGGCCGCTGGACGGCCGAGATGTTCCTCATCTTCTACCTGCAGCGGCCCAACGTGCTGCCGCTGGACGATGCGGGCCTGATCTCGGGCATCAGCCAGAACTATTTTTCGGGCGATCCCGTCAGCCGCAGCGAGGCGCGCGAGGTGGCCGAGGCCTGGAAGCCGTGGTGCACCGTGGCGACTTGGTATATTTGGCGCTCGCTCGAGACGCAGCCGGCGGCCTGA
- the cysS gene encoding cysteine--tRNA ligase has protein sequence MSLRIYNTLSRALEAFSPIEPGHVRMYVCGMTVYDLCHLGHARSMIAFDVVQRWLRASGHRVTYVRNITDIDDKIIRRAVENGETIRSLTDRMIDALHQDADALGIERPTHEPRATEYVPQMLSMIRRLQDKGLAYQGTDGDVNFAVRKFPGYGKLSGKSLDELQAGERVAVQDGKQDPLDFVLWKSAKPSEPEEVKWSSPWGTGRPGWHIECSAMGCEMLGESFDIHGGGADLQFPHHENEIAQSEGATGKPFAQVWMHNGFINVDNEKMSKSLGNFFTIRDVLKEYDAETVRFFVVRSHYRSPLNYSDVHLNDARSALKRLYTALSLVAPAETSVDWSHPLAARFKAAMDEDFGTPEAVAVLFELAAEVNRSQSAETAGLLKALAGCLGLLQGDPQAFLQAGASDVDAAAIEAQIAARAAAKAAKDWTEADRIRKALLEQGIVLKDSAAGTTWEAAAKG, from the coding sequence ATGAGTTTGCGTATCTACAACACGCTGTCGCGTGCATTGGAAGCGTTTTCGCCGATCGAACCGGGCCATGTGCGCATGTACGTGTGCGGCATGACCGTCTACGACCTGTGCCACCTGGGACATGCGCGCTCCATGATCGCCTTCGACGTGGTTCAGCGCTGGCTGCGTGCCAGCGGGCACAGGGTGACCTATGTACGCAACATCACCGACATCGATGACAAGATCATCCGGCGCGCCGTCGAGAACGGCGAGACCATCCGATCGCTGACCGACCGCATGATCGACGCACTGCACCAGGATGCCGACGCGCTGGGCATAGAGCGCCCCACGCACGAGCCGCGTGCCACGGAGTACGTGCCTCAGATGCTGTCCATGATCCGCCGCCTGCAGGACAAGGGCCTGGCCTACCAGGGCACGGACGGCGACGTCAATTTCGCGGTGCGCAAGTTCCCCGGCTACGGCAAGCTGTCGGGCAAGTCTCTGGACGAGTTGCAGGCCGGTGAACGCGTGGCCGTGCAGGACGGCAAGCAGGATCCGCTGGACTTCGTGCTCTGGAAAAGTGCCAAGCCCTCCGAGCCCGAGGAGGTCAAGTGGTCCAGCCCCTGGGGGACGGGCCGCCCCGGCTGGCACATCGAATGCTCGGCCATGGGGTGCGAGATGCTGGGCGAGAGCTTCGACATCCATGGCGGCGGTGCCGACCTGCAGTTCCCGCACCATGAAAACGAGATCGCGCAAAGCGAAGGTGCGACCGGCAAGCCCTTTGCGCAGGTCTGGATGCACAACGGCTTCATCAACGTGGACAACGAGAAGATGTCCAAGTCGCTGGGCAACTTCTTCACCATCCGCGACGTGCTCAAGGAGTACGACGCCGAGACGGTGCGCTTCTTCGTCGTGCGCAGCCACTACCGCAGCCCGCTGAACTACAGCGACGTGCACCTGAACGACGCGCGCAGCGCGCTCAAGCGCCTGTACACGGCGCTGAGCCTGGTGGCGCCTGCCGAGACGTCCGTCGACTGGAGCCATCCCCTGGCAGCTCGCTTCAAGGCCGCCATGGATGAGGACTTCGGCACGCCCGAGGCGGTGGCCGTGCTGTTCGAGCTGGCCGCCGAGGTCAACCGCAGCCAGAGCGCCGAGACGGCGGGCCTGCTCAAGGCCTTGGCAGGCTGCCTGGGCCTCTTGCAGGGGGATCCGCAGGCCTTCCTGCAGGCGGGCGCATCCGATGTGGATGCCGCGGCCATCGAGGCGCAGATCGCCGCGCGCGCAGCCGCCAAGGCCGCCAAGGACTGGACCGAGGCCGACCGCATCCGCAAGGCCTTGCTGGAGCAGGGCATCGTCCTGAAGGATTCCGCCGCAGGCACGACATGGGAGGCAGCCGCCAAAGGCTGA
- a CDS encoding tetratricopeptide repeat protein: MPLRNSFRSALRLAAMAALLATGHAHADDYTDVNQLLRNGKSSQALERADTYLAKNARDPQMRFLRAVALTDSGKTDEAIAALNQLIEDYPELPEPYNNLAVIYAGRDQLDKARSALESAVRNNPGYGVAYENLGDIHARLAYQAYAKAQGLDGRAASVRPKLKLLRELLQAPVAGTTR; encoded by the coding sequence ATGCCTCTACGCAACTCGTTTCGCTCCGCCCTGCGCCTTGCGGCAATGGCGGCCCTGCTCGCCACAGGCCACGCCCATGCCGACGACTACACGGATGTGAACCAGTTGCTGCGCAACGGCAAGAGCAGCCAGGCGCTGGAGCGCGCCGACACCTACCTGGCCAAGAATGCGCGCGATCCCCAGATGCGCTTTCTCAGGGCCGTGGCCTTGACCGACAGCGGCAAGACCGACGAGGCCATCGCGGCATTGAACCAGCTCATCGAGGACTATCCCGAGCTGCCCGAGCCCTACAACAATCTGGCCGTCATCTACGCGGGCCGGGACCAGCTGGACAAGGCCCGCTCCGCCCTGGAGTCCGCCGTGCGCAACAACCCCGGCTACGGGGTGGCCTACGAGAACCTGGGCGACATCCATGCCCGCCTGGCCTACCAGGCCTATGCCAAGGCCCAGGGCCTGGATGGCCGGGCCGCCAGCGTGCGCCCCAAACTCAAGCTGCTGCGCGAATTGCTTCAGGCACCGGTCGCCGGCACCACCCGGTAA
- a CDS encoding peptidylprolyl isomerase, with protein sequence MTTRRTASLSLAGMALAASLFTALPAMAQNAMPKVQLKTSMGDIVVELNEAKAPKTVANFLQYVREKHYDGTVFHRVMDGFMIQGGGMDASLKEKPTRAPIPLEAGNGLRNDRGTIAMARTSNPNSATSQFFINVVDNEMLNAPKPDGHGYAVFGRVVQGMDVVDKIRTVATGNQGMHQNVPTKPVTIVSATEVK encoded by the coding sequence ATGACCACACGCCGCACGGCATCGCTTTCCCTGGCCGGCATGGCCCTGGCCGCATCCCTTTTCACCGCCCTGCCCGCCATGGCACAGAACGCCATGCCCAAGGTGCAGCTCAAGACCAGCATGGGGGACATCGTGGTGGAGCTCAATGAAGCCAAGGCCCCCAAGACCGTGGCCAACTTCCTGCAGTACGTGCGCGAAAAGCACTACGACGGCACGGTGTTCCATCGCGTGATGGACGGCTTCATGATCCAGGGCGGCGGCATGGATGCCAGCCTCAAGGAAAAGCCCACGCGTGCGCCGATTCCCCTGGAGGCCGGCAACGGCCTCAGGAACGACCGGGGCACCATCGCCATGGCCCGCACATCCAATCCCAACTCGGCCACCTCGCAGTTCTTCATCAACGTGGTGGACAACGAGATGCTCAATGCGCCCAAGCCCGATGGCCACGGCTACGCGGTCTTCGGCCGTGTGGTGCAGGGCATGGACGTGGTGGACAAAATCCGCACGGTGGCCACGGGCAACCAGGGCATGCACCAGAATGTACCCACCAAGCCGGTGACCATCGTCTCGGCCACCGAAGTCAAGTAA